One genomic window of Candidatus Didemnitutus sp. includes the following:
- a CDS encoding cation:proton antiporter, with protein sequence MHGTEFVQDLAIVMLVAGLVGWLCHRVGLSVVVGYLAAGMVIGPYTPPFSLVSDVARIETLAQVGLVFLMFSIGMKLSLRKLRRLGISLIVATVVGAFVVYSIARAVGAGLGWAPVQGVILAAMLMVSSSAIISKVLQDLGVTHEKAGQLAMGVSVLEDIVAVVMLAILNSLVSTSGPQEAMGETLGMLGAFVVLAGVGGLLLVPWLLRKLTITADDELTTIVTAGLLFMLAILAQRAGFSLALGAFLLGAIVAETPHRTQVDRAFEGMRDVFSAVFFVAIGMMINLKAAAHLWWLVLLLGVVTILGRTFAVAVGMMVTGAATRDAVRVGVSATALGEFSFIIAQLGIAAGVLPAEFQAVAVGVSLLTTLAAPVLMRRAPRIGEWVEQRQPKWLEDWLGYYRGWLERLMARQKKNLLWQLSRKRLIQVAVEVLLVTGLLSFAENLLEAVLPFIPGEKFFPQAPRVLFWCGLAVVVLAPLIAIWRNVAALAMLYAEVSTAGQANRAKLRPMVETGIKVVAGLVIFVWLTAVMPVGVMGRWVPVVAVLLAVGVVIFARQKLVYWHSVLELELQDRIVQNDERFTGTTAPWLAQHSEWHLGLTECVLPDQANARGLTLGELALRAKFGVVVAGIERQGVMVGNPSPETALYPRDKILLLGDAKQTAAGKAFLLGVAGAHAASNFDEVRMETCELPHDSKLAGRTLAELAPTRHCGVQVAGINRGGLRILNPGGDEKLLPNDDVLVLGSPDQIAAFKSWAHEGTA encoded by the coding sequence ATGCACGGAACGGAATTCGTCCAGGACCTCGCGATCGTGATGCTGGTCGCCGGCCTCGTCGGCTGGCTGTGCCATCGTGTCGGGTTGTCGGTGGTCGTGGGCTATCTGGCGGCGGGCATGGTGATCGGTCCGTATACGCCGCCGTTTTCGCTGGTGTCGGATGTGGCGCGCATCGAGACGCTGGCGCAGGTGGGGTTGGTGTTCCTGATGTTTTCGATCGGGATGAAACTGAGCTTGCGGAAGCTGCGGCGGCTCGGGATTTCGCTGATCGTGGCGACGGTGGTGGGCGCGTTTGTCGTCTATTCGATCGCGCGGGCGGTCGGGGCGGGGCTGGGCTGGGCGCCGGTGCAGGGCGTGATCCTCGCGGCGATGTTGATGGTGTCGTCGTCGGCGATCATCAGCAAGGTGTTGCAGGATCTCGGGGTGACGCACGAGAAGGCCGGGCAACTGGCGATGGGCGTGTCGGTGCTCGAGGACATCGTGGCGGTCGTGATGCTGGCGATTCTCAATTCGCTCGTGTCGACGAGCGGGCCGCAGGAGGCGATGGGGGAGACGCTGGGCATGCTGGGTGCGTTCGTGGTGCTGGCGGGGGTGGGCGGGCTGCTGCTGGTGCCGTGGCTGCTCAGAAAACTGACGATTACGGCGGACGACGAACTGACGACGATCGTGACGGCGGGCCTGCTCTTCATGCTCGCGATCCTGGCGCAGCGGGCGGGGTTTTCGCTGGCGCTCGGGGCGTTCCTGCTCGGTGCGATCGTGGCGGAGACGCCGCACCGCACGCAGGTGGATCGGGCGTTCGAGGGCATGCGCGACGTGTTCAGCGCGGTGTTCTTCGTGGCGATCGGGATGATGATCAATTTGAAGGCGGCGGCGCATCTGTGGTGGCTGGTGCTGCTGCTCGGCGTCGTGACGATCCTCGGGCGGACGTTTGCGGTGGCGGTGGGCATGATGGTGACGGGCGCGGCGACGCGTGACGCGGTGCGCGTCGGCGTGTCGGCGACGGCGTTGGGCGAGTTTTCGTTCATCATCGCGCAACTCGGCATTGCGGCGGGCGTGCTGCCGGCGGAGTTCCAGGCGGTGGCGGTGGGCGTCTCGCTGCTCACGACGCTGGCGGCGCCGGTGCTGATGAGGCGGGCACCGCGGATCGGCGAGTGGGTCGAGCAGCGTCAGCCGAAGTGGCTGGAGGATTGGCTGGGTTATTATCGCGGGTGGCTGGAGCGGCTGATGGCGCGGCAGAAGAAGAACCTCCTCTGGCAGCTGAGCCGGAAGCGCCTGATCCAGGTCGCGGTCGAGGTGTTGCTCGTGACGGGGCTGCTGTCGTTCGCGGAAAATCTGCTCGAGGCGGTGCTGCCGTTCATCCCGGGCGAGAAGTTTTTCCCGCAGGCGCCGCGGGTGCTGTTCTGGTGCGGGCTCGCGGTGGTGGTGCTCGCGCCGCTCATCGCGATCTGGCGCAACGTGGCGGCGCTCGCGATGCTCTACGCCGAGGTGAGCACGGCGGGGCAGGCGAACCGCGCGAAGCTGCGGCCGATGGTGGAGACGGGCATCAAGGTGGTGGCGGGACTGGTGATTTTCGTGTGGCTCACGGCGGTGATGCCGGTGGGAGTGATGGGACGCTGGGTGCCGGTAGTCGCGGTGTTGCTCGCGGTGGGCGTGGTGATTTTTGCGCGGCAGAAGCTGGTTTACTGGCACAGTGTGCTCGAATTGGAGCTGCAGGATCGCATCGTGCAGAATGACGAGAGGTTCACCGGCACCACCGCGCCGTGGCTCGCGCAGCACAGCGAGTGGCACCTCGGACTCACGGAGTGCGTGCTGCCGGATCAGGCGAACGCGCGCGGGCTGACGCTGGGCGAGCTGGCGTTGCGGGCGAAGTTCGGCGTCGTGGTCGCCGGCATCGAGCGGCAGGGCGTGATGGTGGGCAATCCGTCGCCGGAGACGGCGCTCTATCCGCGCGACAAGATTCTGCTGTTGGGCGACGCGAAACAGACGGCGGCGGGCAAGGCGTTCCTGCTCGGCGTGGCGGGCGCGCACGCGGCATCGAATTTCGACGAGGTGCGGATGGAGACGTGCGAGCTGCCGCACGACAGCAAGCTGGCGGGTCGCACGCTCGCGGAGCTGGCGCCGACGCGGCATTGCGGCGTGCAGGTGGCGGGCATCAATCGCGGCGGCCTGCGCATCCTGAATCCGGGTGGTGACGAGAAGCTGTTGCCGAACGACGACGTGCTGGTGCTCGGGAGCCCGGACCAGATCGCGGCGTTCAAGAGCTGGGCGCACGAGGGGACGGCGTAG
- a CDS encoding rod shape-determining protein, producing the protein MFNQLLGLFSNDIGIDLGTANTLVYVKDKGIVLREPSVVAVHTGSRKVLAVGDEAKKMLGRTPGNITAIRPMKDGVIADFDITEAMLRYFIKKVHNNSKVVSPRVVVAIPSGITEVEKRAVKESATHAGAREVITILEPMAAALGVGLPVDEPAANMIVDIGGGTTEIAIISLSGIVFSKSIRVAGDELDLAIINYMKRAYNLLIGERTAEEIKMTIGSAYPLDTELSMEVKGRDSVAGLPKTIHITSQEIREALADTIAAIVEAVRAALERCPPELSADLVDRGFVMAGGGSLIRGIDKLLSEKTGLPVTVSDDPLSAVANGTGVFLNNIDELYRIAADF; encoded by the coding sequence ATGTTCAACCAACTGCTGGGACTTTTTTCCAACGACATCGGCATCGACTTAGGCACCGCCAACACCCTCGTCTACGTGAAGGACAAGGGCATCGTCCTGCGTGAGCCGTCGGTCGTCGCAGTCCACACCGGCAGCCGCAAGGTCCTCGCCGTCGGCGACGAAGCCAAAAAGATGCTCGGCCGCACGCCCGGCAACATCACCGCCATCCGTCCGATGAAGGACGGCGTCATCGCCGACTTCGACATCACCGAGGCGATGCTGCGCTACTTCATCAAGAAGGTGCACAACAACTCCAAGGTCGTCTCGCCGCGCGTCGTCGTCGCCATCCCCTCCGGCATCACCGAGGTCGAGAAGCGCGCCGTGAAGGAGTCCGCCACCCACGCCGGCGCCCGCGAAGTCATCACCATTCTCGAACCCATGGCCGCCGCGCTCGGCGTCGGCCTGCCCGTCGACGAACCCGCCGCGAACATGATCGTGGACATCGGCGGCGGCACCACGGAGATCGCGATCATTTCGCTCTCCGGCATCGTCTTTTCGAAATCCATCCGCGTCGCCGGCGACGAGCTCGACCTCGCCATCATCAACTACATGAAGCGCGCCTACAACCTCCTCATCGGCGAGCGCACGGCGGAAGAAATCAAGATGACCATCGGCTCCGCCTACCCGCTCGACACCGAGCTGTCGATGGAGGTCAAGGGCCGCGACTCGGTCGCCGGTTTGCCGAAGACGATTCACATCACCTCACAGGAAATCCGCGAAGCCCTCGCCGACACCATCGCTGCGATCGTCGAGGCCGTGCGCGCCGCCCTCGAGCGCTGCCCACCCGAACTCTCCGCCGACCTCGTCGACCGTGGCTTCGTCATGGCCGGCGGCGGCTCGCTCATCCGCGGCATCGATAAGCTCCTCTCCGAGAAGACTGGTCTGCCCGTCACCGTCTCCGACGACCCGCTCTCCGCCGTCGCGAACGGCACCGGCGTCTTCCTGAACAACATCGACGAGCTCTACCGCATCGCGGCGGATTTTTGA
- a CDS encoding rod shape-determining protein MreC: protein MSDKRFDQARPFATLGLVLLLWLLVPLAVKSFTRVTFFELQAPFAAAQSYVTDLQEFWALRTRPKNEIIEAGRDLARLNAAYELRLQENEQLRAEILRLENLLKLPPFPAHRAEPARVAKRDFTAWWQRLVIRKGRNYGIPVGAPVVFVGGVVGRVVEVHAYTAVVDLVSSPTFRIAASVEGDNNNRPISYQGGINDSFKNPRGSVEFVPTDISATPSHPRHLVTSGLGGVFPPGLTIGDVTHLEPSTDGLFASGDVDLDNRLGALSEVTVLVPVTPEAL from the coding sequence GTGTCCGATAAACGCTTCGATCAAGCCCGTCCCTTCGCCACGCTCGGCCTCGTGCTGCTGCTCTGGCTGCTCGTGCCGCTGGCCGTGAAGTCCTTCACGCGCGTCACCTTCTTCGAGCTCCAGGCCCCCTTCGCCGCCGCCCAATCCTACGTCACCGACCTCCAGGAATTCTGGGCGCTGCGCACACGCCCGAAAAACGAGATCATCGAAGCCGGCCGCGACCTCGCCCGCCTCAACGCCGCCTACGAACTCCGCCTCCAGGAAAACGAGCAGCTCCGCGCCGAGATCCTCCGCCTCGAAAACCTCCTCAAGCTCCCGCCCTTCCCCGCGCATCGCGCCGAGCCCGCACGCGTCGCCAAGCGCGACTTCACCGCCTGGTGGCAGCGCCTCGTCATCCGCAAGGGCCGCAATTACGGCATCCCCGTCGGCGCGCCGGTCGTGTTCGTCGGCGGCGTCGTCGGCCGCGTCGTCGAGGTCCACGCCTACACCGCCGTCGTCGATCTCGTTTCCAGCCCGACGTTCCGCATCGCCGCCAGCGTCGAGGGCGACAACAACAACCGCCCCATCTCCTATCAGGGCGGCATCAACGACTCCTTCAAGAACCCGCGCGGCTCGGTCGAGTTCGTTCCCACCGACATCTCCGCCACGCCCAGTCACCCGCGCCACCTCGTCACCTCCGGCCTCGGCGGCGTGTTTCCGCCCGGCCTCACCATCGGTGACGTCACGCACCTCGAGCCGTCCACCGACGGCCTGTTCGCGAGCGGCGACGTCGATCTCGACAACCGCCTCGGCGCCCTCAGCGAAGTGACCGTGCTCGTGCCCGTCACGCCCGAGGCCCTCTGA
- the mrdA gene encoding penicillin-binding protein 2: MSSAPIETHAARNPRLLAFYGLVALLVLVLSIGVGRQQLLRSSQNSDDERKQSQRRIIVPGPRGNIYDREGRVLVGNRARFSVVLNLAELRSDFGAEYDKVVRNFRALPKDERPNSSQVNRIVRTTVTERYLEQVNRILGRHEQIKQADLNRHFESSRLLPYTLIEDLSPAEYARLVEKLPVNSPLQVYASSTRYYPYGRAAAHVLGYVGVDANPDAEAFGHDDLMTFKMKGAYGRAGLEKRFDAKLQGQAGGAIYRVDPSGYKINPPLEKRTPKQGESITTSIDIDLQQAAEEAIGDRTGAAVALDVRTGEVLALSSKPDYDPNAWYPRMSAETYKEIQEQHAELNLAIDGAFPPGSTFKILTSIAALQHAAIVPDRPITFCDGTVQIGGRTFYCDNGRGHHGHVTLSDAIAHSCDVYYYEAGRLTTPDGIAEEARKFHFGQRTGIELPESDASLVPDTAWKRKRWNEPWYGGDTANYSIGQGFLLVTPLQMACFTASVARNELYTTPTLIHRENAPAQHTPPIGLSDHERAAIVEGMIGTTTEGTASLITKGPYKVPGVTIAGKTGTAQKDVYEGGKLIGKINFAWFICFAPAENPEIAIAVMLEGDTIGETYGGGVNAAPVANAIIRKYFEKKNAPAAPKAEFKIK; this comes from the coding sequence GTGAGCTCCGCCCCGATCGAAACCCACGCCGCGCGCAACCCGCGCCTCCTCGCCTTCTACGGCCTCGTGGCGTTGCTCGTTCTCGTCCTGAGCATCGGCGTCGGTCGGCAGCAACTGCTCCGCAGCTCGCAAAACTCCGACGACGAACGCAAGCAGAGCCAGCGCCGCATCATCGTGCCTGGCCCGCGCGGCAACATCTACGACCGCGAAGGCCGGGTGCTCGTCGGTAATCGCGCGCGCTTCTCCGTCGTGCTCAACCTCGCCGAGCTCCGCAGCGACTTCGGCGCCGAATACGACAAGGTCGTCCGCAACTTCCGCGCCCTGCCGAAGGACGAGCGCCCCAACAGCAGCCAGGTCAACCGCATCGTCCGCACCACCGTCACCGAGCGCTACCTCGAGCAGGTCAACCGCATCCTCGGCCGCCACGAGCAGATCAAGCAGGCCGATCTCAACCGCCACTTCGAGAGCTCGCGCCTCCTCCCCTACACGCTGATCGAGGATCTCTCCCCCGCCGAATACGCCCGCCTCGTCGAGAAGCTCCCCGTCAACTCCCCCCTGCAAGTCTACGCCTCCAGCACACGCTACTATCCCTACGGCCGCGCCGCCGCCCATGTGCTCGGCTACGTCGGCGTCGACGCGAACCCCGACGCCGAGGCCTTCGGCCACGACGACCTCATGACCTTCAAGATGAAGGGCGCCTACGGCCGCGCCGGCCTCGAAAAACGCTTCGACGCCAAACTCCAGGGCCAGGCCGGCGGCGCGATCTACCGCGTCGACCCCTCCGGCTATAAGATCAACCCGCCCCTCGAGAAACGGACCCCGAAACAAGGCGAAAGCATCACCACCTCGATCGACATCGATCTTCAGCAAGCCGCCGAGGAAGCCATCGGCGATCGCACCGGCGCCGCCGTCGCCCTCGACGTGCGCACCGGCGAAGTCCTCGCGCTCAGCTCCAAGCCCGACTACGACCCGAACGCCTGGTATCCGCGCATGAGTGCCGAAACCTACAAGGAGATCCAGGAGCAGCACGCCGAGCTCAACCTCGCGATCGACGGCGCCTTTCCTCCCGGCTCCACGTTCAAAATTCTCACCAGCATCGCCGCGCTCCAACACGCCGCGATCGTTCCCGACCGACCGATCACCTTCTGCGACGGCACCGTGCAGATCGGCGGGCGCACCTTCTACTGCGACAACGGCCGCGGGCACCACGGCCACGTCACGCTCTCCGACGCCATCGCCCATAGCTGCGACGTCTACTACTACGAAGCCGGCCGGCTCACCACCCCCGACGGCATCGCCGAAGAAGCGCGCAAATTCCACTTCGGCCAGCGCACCGGCATCGAACTCCCCGAATCCGACGCGTCGCTCGTGCCCGACACCGCCTGGAAAAGAAAGCGCTGGAATGAACCCTGGTATGGCGGCGACACCGCCAACTACTCCATCGGCCAAGGCTTCCTCCTTGTCACGCCATTGCAGATGGCGTGCTTCACCGCATCCGTCGCACGCAACGAACTCTACACCACGCCGACCCTCATCCACCGAGAAAACGCGCCGGCCCAGCACACGCCACCCATCGGCCTCTCCGACCACGAACGCGCCGCCATCGTCGAAGGCATGATCGGCACCACCACCGAAGGCACCGCCTCGTTGATCACCAAGGGCCCCTACAAGGTTCCCGGTGTGACCATCGCCGGCAAGACCGGCACCGCCCAAAAGGACGTCTACGAGGGCGGCAAGCTCATCGGCAAAATCAACTTTGCTTGGTTCATCTGCTTCGCCCCCGCCGAGAACCCCGAGATCGCCATCGCTGTGATGCTTGAGGGCGACACCATCGGCGAAACCTACGGCGGCGGAGTGAACGCCGCCCCGGTCGCCAACGCGATCATCCGAAAATATTTCGAAAAGAAGAACGCCCCCGCGGCCCCGAAGGCCGAGTTCAAGATCAAGTGA
- a CDS encoding DUF3488 domain-containing protein yields the protein MRCDLSPSRTPATTFRQHDLSVAQNDRRQPFGGHFPERHRWRHAMSARPQLTLDELRRLKWLLGGVLALVSLWTVFFLDVEALGLVAIESVVIAAAVVWPQLPARVPALVWRLAVPAIIAGVAADFYFSAETLPVLIRLAVLLVLYRAVAYRRKREDLQLIVLGLFLVVVGGVLTVALEFAFLLLLFTACALGFLFVVTLIDMVDTGPRVMRPEEMREVPAWARGGWRPFAARLRAVADWRLLGFGGALFAGVVAMSAVLFLLIPRFEIGSSFFLDKYITRKSRTGFSESVRFGEVSELVQDNSVALRVDLPAGPKPAADLYWRLVTLDEYTPEGFRVSSWMKAHLRANQSFTRIVRGGGAWTSGQMQSGMWTVYLEPGVSRYLPLPGAFAMLRLRDQAAVQVSAQNRLVALQNDPLAMTAFQIDGIALAPVVRDAGFAALLNGWVQGDEAMRRERRYDARTMLAGPAGAENAAVLRRVIGEVAGGAALPPEQFAERATAWLRERHAYARAVRIPRGGGDDIVRWLDSREAGFCEHFAAALTVLCRAAGHPARVVAGFHGGALNGFEDYLMVRNSDAHAWVEVFNGRDAWVRVDPTPGGVVGEVATQAAQATERARDSSWTARFDSLRVLWYRRVVSFDARQQVELMDSVKSATTSTGDVLRARLEEWAKRLKAWFAGPWDWQRVGRGLAGASAAVLLAIGVVRAAAWSRDRWQLWRDPRALDPVRREAGRALARIRGRKMEDGGPRTVDAAIGAVVADLERLRYGRRETWPEPRGVFRRARAAVRG from the coding sequence GTGCGCTGCGATCTGTCGCCGTCGAGGACGCCGGCGACCACCTTTAGGCAGCACGATCTTAGCGTGGCCCAGAATGACAGGAGGCAGCCTTTTGGGGGCCATTTTCCGGAGCGCCACCGTTGGAGGCATGCGATGAGCGCGCGTCCGCAGTTGACGCTCGATGAGTTGCGGCGGCTCAAGTGGCTGCTCGGCGGGGTGCTCGCGCTCGTCTCGTTATGGACGGTGTTCTTCCTCGATGTGGAGGCGCTGGGGCTCGTGGCGATCGAGAGCGTCGTGATCGCGGCGGCGGTGGTCTGGCCGCAGTTGCCGGCGCGCGTGCCGGCGCTGGTGTGGCGGCTGGCGGTGCCGGCGATCATCGCGGGCGTGGCGGCGGATTTCTATTTCAGCGCGGAGACGCTGCCGGTGCTGATCCGGCTGGCGGTGCTGTTGGTGCTGTATCGCGCGGTGGCGTATCGGCGGAAGCGCGAGGATTTGCAGCTGATCGTGCTCGGGCTGTTCCTCGTGGTGGTGGGCGGCGTGCTGACGGTGGCGCTGGAGTTCGCGTTCCTGCTGCTGTTGTTCACGGCGTGCGCGTTGGGATTTTTGTTCGTCGTCACGCTGATCGACATGGTGGACACGGGGCCGCGGGTGATGCGGCCGGAGGAGATGCGCGAGGTGCCGGCGTGGGCGCGCGGCGGCTGGCGGCCGTTCGCGGCGCGGCTGCGGGCGGTGGCGGACTGGCGGCTGCTCGGGTTCGGCGGTGCGCTGTTCGCCGGGGTCGTGGCGATGTCGGCGGTGTTGTTCCTGCTCATCCCGCGCTTCGAGATCGGGAGCAGTTTCTTCCTCGATAAATACATCACGCGGAAGAGTCGCACGGGATTTTCGGAGAGTGTGCGGTTCGGCGAAGTGAGCGAGCTGGTGCAGGACAACAGCGTGGCGCTGCGCGTGGATCTGCCGGCGGGACCGAAGCCGGCGGCCGATCTTTATTGGCGGCTCGTGACGCTCGATGAATACACGCCGGAGGGGTTCCGCGTCTCGAGCTGGATGAAGGCGCACCTGCGGGCGAACCAGAGTTTCACGCGCATTGTGCGCGGCGGCGGTGCGTGGACGTCGGGGCAGATGCAGTCGGGCATGTGGACGGTTTATCTCGAGCCGGGAGTGAGCCGCTACCTGCCGTTGCCGGGGGCGTTCGCGATGTTGCGGTTGCGCGATCAGGCGGCGGTGCAGGTGAGCGCGCAGAACCGGTTGGTGGCCCTGCAAAACGATCCGCTGGCGATGACGGCGTTCCAGATCGATGGCATCGCGCTGGCGCCGGTGGTGCGCGATGCGGGCTTTGCGGCGCTGTTGAACGGCTGGGTGCAGGGCGATGAGGCGATGCGGCGCGAGCGGCGCTACGATGCGCGCACGATGCTCGCGGGCCCGGCTGGCGCGGAGAATGCGGCGGTGCTGCGGCGCGTCATCGGTGAAGTGGCGGGCGGAGCGGCGTTGCCGCCGGAGCAATTCGCGGAGCGGGCGACGGCGTGGCTGCGCGAGCGGCACGCGTATGCGCGGGCGGTGCGAATCCCCCGCGGCGGCGGCGACGACATCGTGCGCTGGCTGGATTCGCGCGAGGCGGGGTTTTGCGAGCACTTCGCGGCGGCGTTGACCGTGCTGTGTCGCGCGGCGGGACATCCGGCGCGGGTGGTGGCGGGTTTCCACGGCGGCGCGTTGAACGGCTTCGAGGATTACCTGATGGTGCGCAACTCGGACGCGCATGCGTGGGTCGAGGTGTTCAATGGTCGCGACGCTTGGGTGCGGGTCGATCCGACGCCGGGCGGCGTGGTCGGGGAGGTCGCGACTCAGGCGGCGCAGGCGACGGAGCGGGCGCGGGACAGCAGCTGGACGGCGCGGTTCGATAGCTTGCGAGTGCTGTGGTATCGGCGCGTGGTGAGCTTCGACGCGCGGCAGCAGGTCGAGTTGATGGACAGCGTGAAGAGCGCCACGACGAGCACGGGCGATGTGTTGCGCGCGCGGCTGGAGGAGTGGGCGAAGCGGCTGAAGGCGTGGTTCGCGGGACCTTGGGACTGGCAGCGTGTGGGGCGCGGGTTGGCGGGTGCGAGCGCTGCGGTGTTGCTCGCGATCGGGGTTGTGCGAGCGGCGGCGTGGTCGCGCGATCGTTGGCAGTTATGGCGCGATCCGCGGGCGCTCGATCCGGTGCGGCGCGAGGCGGGGCGGGCGTTGGCGCGGATCAGAGGACGGAAGATGGAAGACGGAGGACCGAGGACGGTGGACGCGGCGATCGGGGCTGTGGTGGCTGACTTGGAGCGTCTGCGGTATGGGCGGCGCGAGACGTGGCCGGAGCCGCGCGGGGTTTTTCGGCGCGCGCGGGCGGCGGTGCGCGGGTAG
- a CDS encoding DUF58 domain-containing protein produces the protein MNGEAASKILTAVDWQGPGAKERTRRVFSWQALVWSLVFPPKRHRIGVTVPGVFLIGLAMGIGTAAYNTASNILFITLSLLCACLLLSGLMSWFNFMGVCWRVRPLNAWRAGHETMVTIEVRNTKRRLPTYGLWFDLATHPRAKDSDPVPDLAKEKVRAVLAAAEKAVTRGRVFLRERIEPHGEIVLDWVHKPEKRGEHVLALEAVGSFFPFGFLRKSVGAGLRQTVVVWPAQVDYQWRAAAGASGGHSGRRTARAGTGEDLLALRRYQAGDSHRLVHWKASARLGKLMVRQFAAESLDGFALSVETPAEIWTRPEQFEVLCSFAATLAEDLFAEGRLRGVSVNDRWIETRRVRDVEAVLDLLATVEVVGRDIPTPPRSSPDARTTAGSGDTVRHGKAARNLITFAPEGARGVTAYVDDVPTASA, from the coding sequence ATGAACGGTGAAGCGGCCAGCAAGATTTTGACCGCGGTCGACTGGCAGGGGCCCGGGGCCAAGGAGCGGACGCGGCGCGTGTTCAGCTGGCAGGCGCTGGTGTGGTCGCTGGTTTTTCCGCCGAAGCGCCATCGCATCGGCGTGACGGTGCCGGGCGTTTTTCTCATCGGTCTGGCGATGGGTATCGGCACGGCGGCCTACAACACGGCGAGCAACATCCTGTTCATCACGCTTTCGCTGCTGTGCGCGTGCCTGCTACTGAGCGGGCTGATGTCGTGGTTCAATTTCATGGGCGTGTGCTGGCGCGTGCGGCCGCTCAATGCGTGGCGGGCCGGCCACGAGACGATGGTGACGATCGAGGTGCGCAACACGAAGCGGCGGCTGCCGACCTACGGCCTGTGGTTCGACCTCGCCACGCATCCGCGGGCGAAGGATTCCGATCCCGTGCCCGATCTGGCGAAGGAGAAAGTCCGCGCGGTGCTCGCGGCGGCGGAGAAGGCCGTGACGCGCGGACGGGTATTCCTGCGCGAGCGGATCGAGCCGCACGGCGAGATCGTGCTCGACTGGGTGCATAAACCCGAGAAGCGCGGCGAGCACGTGCTGGCGCTCGAGGCGGTGGGGTCGTTTTTCCCGTTCGGATTCCTGCGCAAGAGCGTGGGTGCTGGGCTGCGGCAGACGGTCGTGGTCTGGCCGGCGCAGGTGGATTACCAATGGCGGGCGGCGGCAGGCGCGAGCGGCGGCCACTCCGGGCGGCGGACGGCGCGCGCTGGCACCGGCGAGGATTTGCTGGCGTTGCGGCGTTATCAGGCGGGCGATTCGCACCGGCTCGTGCACTGGAAGGCCTCGGCGCGATTGGGAAAGCTCATGGTGCGCCAGTTCGCGGCGGAGAGCTTGGACGGGTTTGCGTTGAGCGTGGAGACGCCCGCGGAAATCTGGACGCGGCCGGAGCAGTTCGAGGTGTTGTGCAGCTTTGCCGCGACCCTCGCGGAGGACTTGTTCGCGGAGGGGCGGTTGCGCGGCGTGAGCGTGAACGACCGGTGGATCGAGACGCGGCGCGTGCGCGACGTGGAGGCGGTGCTGGACTTGCTGGCGACGGTGGAGGTGGTCGGGCGGGATATTCCGACCCCGCCGCGATCGTCGCCGGATGCGCGCACGACGGCGGGTTCGGGAGACACCGTCCGACATGGCAAGGCGGCGCGCAATCTCATCACGTTCGCGCCGGAAGGAGCGCGCGGGGTCACGGCCTATGTCGATGACGTGCCCACGGCTTCGGCTTAG
- a CDS encoding MoxR family ATPase, translated as MSDFAPAAEVASARDLLVRLKNNMRETIRGKDEVVDQTLVCLLAGGHLLIEDLPGVGKTTLAYSLARSIDATFSRVQFTSDLLPSDVTGVAIYDETTREFVFKPGPVFANIVLADEINRATPKTQSALLEVMDRAKVTVDGAAHDVGAPFMVVATQNPVDYEGTFPLPESQMDRFLMRLHMGYPQPGDELEILRAAKTSYDAIALNAVATRADVQRLQKLVAQVFVEDSVLEYLLKIVTATRTESEFKAGISVRGGLALRVAAQARALLLGRDFVIPADVQEMAGPVLAHRLGLARQTSDALEERRTVLAALRRIVGAIALPE; from the coding sequence ATGAGTGACTTTGCTCCCGCCGCCGAGGTCGCGTCCGCTCGCGATCTGCTCGTCCGTCTGAAAAACAACATGCGCGAGACGATCCGCGGCAAGGACGAGGTCGTCGACCAGACGCTCGTCTGTCTGCTCGCCGGCGGGCATCTGCTGATCGAGGACCTGCCCGGCGTGGGCAAGACGACGCTGGCCTACTCGCTGGCGCGGTCGATCGATGCGACGTTCTCCCGCGTGCAGTTCACCAGCGACCTGTTGCCGAGCGATGTGACGGGCGTGGCGATCTACGACGAGACGACGCGGGAGTTCGTGTTCAAGCCGGGCCCGGTGTTCGCGAACATCGTGCTGGCCGACGAGATCAACCGCGCGACGCCGAAGACGCAGAGCGCGTTGCTCGAAGTGATGGACCGCGCCAAGGTGACGGTCGACGGTGCGGCGCACGATGTCGGCGCGCCCTTCATGGTCGTGGCGACGCAGAACCCGGTGGATTACGAGGGCACGTTTCCGCTGCCGGAGAGCCAGATGGACCGCTTTCTCATGCGGCTGCACATGGGCTATCCGCAGCCGGGCGACGAACTGGAGATCTTGCGCGCGGCCAAGACGAGCTACGACGCCATCGCCTTGAACGCCGTCGCCACGCGCGCCGACGTGCAGCGCCTACAGAAGCTCGTGGCGCAGGTGTTCGTCGAGGACAGCGTGCTCGAATACCTGCTGAAGATCGTCACGGCGACGCGCACCGAGAGCGAGTTCAAGGCCGGCATCAGCGTGCGCGGCGGGCTCGCCTTGCGCGTGGCGGCGCAGGCGCGGGCGCTGCTCCTCGGACGGGATTTCGTGATTCCCGCCGACGTGCAGGAGATGGCCGGGCCGGTGTTGGCGCATCGCCTCGGGCTGGCGCGGCAAACTTCCGATGCGCTCGAGGAACGGCGCACGGTGCTGGCGGCGTTGCGCCGCATCGTGGGCGCGATTGCGTTGCCGGAGTGA